In Agarivorans gilvus, one genomic interval encodes:
- a CDS encoding polysaccharide biosynthesis/export family protein, translated as MKLKLLYTVRTLAFVTLTFIGSLSSQAAPDISPEQMQMLQKLPPEQQKALAIEYGISLNQIDQSEISGTFPEAVLPEKRNQQTVLSSDYLELRKQLELQKLEDEKAKEDELKRFGLGVFSTKPNTFAPISNLPVTSDYILGPGDTILVQLFGKENQSLQFKVNRQGTILFPELGPISVAGQSFLSVKNAITERIAEQKIGVRAAVSMGELRSIEVFVSGDSYQPGKYLVSSLATITHALYASGGVSESGSLRDIRLLRNGKIVKHLDLYDLLIFGNSANDVRLQAGDVVFVSPLGQQLKLKGKLFGLLFMKLKATRQSAT; from the coding sequence ATGAAGCTCAAATTACTTTATACGGTTAGAACGTTAGCCTTTGTTACCTTAACATTTATAGGCAGCCTTTCATCGCAAGCAGCTCCTGATATTTCACCAGAACAAATGCAAATGTTGCAAAAACTGCCACCTGAACAACAGAAAGCTTTGGCGATTGAATATGGGATATCTTTAAACCAGATAGACCAAAGCGAAATAAGTGGAACCTTTCCAGAGGCCGTATTACCTGAAAAAAGAAACCAACAGACAGTTCTATCTAGTGACTACTTGGAGTTGCGAAAGCAACTCGAATTGCAAAAACTTGAAGACGAAAAAGCTAAAGAAGATGAATTAAAAAGGTTTGGCTTAGGTGTATTCTCTACCAAGCCGAATACTTTCGCTCCGATAAGTAATTTGCCTGTTACTAGTGATTATATACTCGGTCCTGGAGACACCATTTTAGTTCAGTTGTTCGGTAAGGAGAATCAAAGTTTACAGTTTAAAGTCAACAGACAGGGCACCATTCTATTCCCTGAATTAGGGCCTATTAGTGTTGCTGGTCAGTCGTTCTTGAGTGTAAAGAATGCCATTACGGAAAGAATCGCAGAACAAAAAATCGGAGTCAGAGCTGCAGTTTCAATGGGCGAACTTAGAAGCATTGAAGTTTTTGTGTCAGGAGATTCATATCAACCTGGGAAGTACCTTGTTAGTTCTTTGGCAACAATTACACATGCTCTCTACGCTAGTGGCGGTGTTAGTGAATCGGGAAGTCTACGAGACATTCGTTTATTAAGAAATGGGAAAATCGTTAAGCACTTGGATCTTTATGATCTGCTGATTTTTGGAAATAGTGCCAATGATGTGCGCTTACAAGCGGGTGATGTTGTATTTGTTTCTCCTTTGGGGCAACAGCTAAAGTTGAAGGGGAAGTTGTTCGGCCTGCTATTTATGAAATTAAAGGCAACGAGACAATCAGCAACCTGA
- a CDS encoding outer membrane beta-barrel protein: MIAIRPLSKTILVLLFFMPVSIAHSSIYGGISALYTNAEYSHSSTSDSVQGHPIILQGQVGFFFNDYVAVEGRYGTSIKRSGGLIAEDLFSAFVKGNLPITNQVALYALTGYSSAKLDQQQAGSSSEGGISFGLGAHYAFGKQTAVTIEYVNYFSDDTAKLGGFNLSYQYRF, encoded by the coding sequence GTGATCGCAATACGACCATTGAGCAAAACTATCCTAGTTCTGCTTTTTTTTATGCCTGTCTCTATTGCTCATAGTTCTATCTATGGGGGGATTAGCGCCTTATATACAAATGCCGAATATTCTCACTCTAGTACTTCAGACTCAGTCCAAGGCCATCCTATTATACTGCAAGGACAAGTCGGGTTTTTTTTTAACGATTATGTTGCAGTCGAAGGTCGATATGGCACCTCTATTAAACGTTCTGGTGGATTAATAGCGGAAGATTTATTCTCTGCTTTTGTTAAGGGTAACCTCCCGATAACGAATCAGGTGGCGCTATATGCTTTAACCGGGTATTCATCGGCTAAGCTTGACCAGCAACAAGCAGGCAGTTCCAGTGAAGGCGGTATTAGCTTTGGCCTTGGTGCACATTATGCGTTCGGTAAGCAGACCGCTGTCACAATTGAATATGTCAACTACTTTAGTGACGATACCGCTAAACTTGGCGGTTTTAATTTGTCTTATCAATATCGGTTTTAG
- a CDS encoding SLC13 family permease, which produces MTIQAILVLTIFVGTIACLIRYQQVPAKVFGAVVLLLYVLDLVSTDQLLASVSNQGLMTLVLLMLCSIALEKTRILRLLAASIIKPSLRSTGLRLFSFTVLSSAALNNTAVVATLLAPIRNNPYHSASRLLLPLSYAAILGGTLTLIGTSTNLIVNSLLLEHTGQSLGFFDFTLIGLIAVVLCGLTMACFSRFLPDHAREENQYQDYFIDAKIQADSTLIGRSVEENGLRHLESLFLAEIVRDGKLISPVAPSEVLLQSDRLIFSGDVTKVMQLNQFSGLQTFADSNGLLGSNLTEVVIRPESMLVGKSLKDAGFRARFDAAVVAIKRDGERVSGKLGEVGLQAGDFLVLAVGSDFKSRSNLSKNFILVSGVEPDTRLSGMAERIAIGGFIIAVGAAALGLISLFKAMVLLLGGLLFFRCLSPGEIVRRFPKEIWLIVASALALSQAMHNAGLVELIAKLVNGNLSGQWAILGLVSIYLLTWIFTELVTNNAAAALMFPLAYGLANALGVNPMSFVMTVAFAASASFVSPYGYQTNLMVYNAGRYNLSDFVKLGLPVAIVYAIVVLTLVP; this is translated from the coding sequence ATGACTATTCAAGCCATACTGGTGCTGACAATATTTGTTGGCACCATCGCGTGCCTCATTCGCTATCAACAAGTACCTGCTAAGGTATTTGGCGCGGTGGTGTTGCTATTGTATGTGCTTGATTTAGTCAGTACAGACCAACTATTAGCCAGTGTTTCTAACCAAGGTTTGATGACCTTGGTATTGCTAATGCTGTGTTCTATTGCTCTAGAAAAAACCCGTATTCTACGTTTATTAGCGGCATCAATTATTAAGCCCTCGCTGCGCTCAACTGGACTGCGCTTATTTTCATTTACGGTGTTGTCGTCGGCGGCGTTAAATAACACTGCGGTGGTGGCTACTTTATTAGCGCCGATCCGCAATAATCCGTATCACAGCGCCAGCCGTTTGTTATTACCCCTGTCTTATGCGGCAATATTGGGGGGAACGCTCACCTTAATTGGCACTTCCACCAACCTTATCGTAAACAGCTTATTGTTGGAGCATACCGGCCAAAGTTTAGGTTTCTTCGATTTTACCCTGATAGGTCTAATAGCGGTGGTATTATGTGGCCTAACCATGGCTTGTTTTTCTCGATTCTTGCCTGATCACGCTCGCGAAGAAAATCAATACCAAGACTATTTTATTGACGCGAAAATACAGGCCGATTCCACCTTAATTGGAAGAAGTGTCGAAGAAAACGGCTTGCGTCATTTGGAGTCCTTGTTTTTAGCTGAAATTGTACGAGACGGTAAACTGATTAGCCCTGTGGCTCCTAGCGAAGTGTTGCTGCAAAGTGATCGACTCATTTTTAGTGGCGATGTTACTAAGGTTATGCAGTTAAATCAGTTTTCCGGTTTGCAAACTTTTGCTGATTCCAATGGCTTGCTCGGTTCTAACTTGACCGAGGTGGTGATTCGCCCAGAAAGCATGCTGGTTGGTAAAAGCCTAAAAGACGCTGGTTTTCGAGCTCGCTTCGATGCCGCAGTGGTGGCGATTAAACGTGATGGTGAACGCGTCTCCGGTAAATTAGGTGAGGTGGGCTTACAAGCGGGTGACTTTTTGGTGCTAGCTGTGGGCAGTGATTTCAAATCCAGAAGCAACTTAAGTAAAAACTTTATTCTGGTGAGCGGTGTTGAACCCGATACGCGTTTAAGCGGCATGGCCGAGCGGATCGCGATTGGTGGCTTTATCATTGCCGTTGGCGCGGCAGCATTGGGCCTAATTAGCTTATTTAAAGCCATGGTGCTGTTATTGGGCGGGTTGTTGTTCTTCCGCTGCTTAAGTCCGGGGGAAATCGTAAGGCGTTTTCCTAAGGAAATCTGGTTAATTGTGGCCTCGGCTTTAGCTTTATCCCAAGCCATGCACAATGCCGGCTTGGTGGAGCTTATCGCCAAGTTAGTTAACGGCAATTTAAGCGGGCAATGGGCAATATTAGGTTTGGTTAGTATCTACTTACTGACATGGATATTCACCGAGTTAGTGACCAACAATGCGGCCGCCGCACTGATGTTTCCGCTGGCTTATGGCCTAGCCAATGCTTTAGGGGTCAATCCAATGAGCTTCGTTATGACAGTGGCCTTCGCCGCCAGCGCTAGCTTTGTTAGCCCCTATGGTTATCAAACCAACTTAATGGTCTACAATGCCGGGCGCTATAACTTAAGTGATTTTGTAAAACTGGGCTTACCTGTGGCCATCGTCTACGCTATTGTGGTGTTAACGTTAGTCCCCTAA
- a CDS encoding VacJ family lipoprotein, which yields MRNIVTACMVFAAIISTAFSTTATAQEAEAQSYQNITDPFEGFNRRMWNFNYHYLDKPIYRPATHGYAKYVPFGLREALNNVIRNLEEPASFANHLLQGKVERASNNLLRFVFNSSFGLFGIFDLMGKSGVQRDIEEFGDVLGFYGVPEGPYIMLPVLGPSTVRKEVGDWVDAFASPLNNLSFAEQVVKWGLDGLYKRSSVIEQEPLLDNSLDSYTFIKEAYMQYRLYRFYNGKPPTQSQDDIDSALEDYLDEIEAY from the coding sequence GTGCGTAATATAGTTACAGCTTGTATGGTGTTTGCTGCAATTATTTCAACGGCTTTTTCGACTACAGCAACTGCGCAAGAGGCTGAGGCTCAGTCCTATCAAAATATCACTGATCCCTTCGAAGGTTTTAACCGTCGAATGTGGAACTTCAATTACCATTATCTAGATAAACCTATTTATCGTCCTGCCACTCATGGATACGCCAAGTATGTGCCTTTTGGGCTTCGAGAAGCCCTAAATAATGTGATTCGTAATTTGGAAGAACCCGCCAGCTTTGCCAATCATCTACTGCAAGGCAAAGTGGAACGTGCATCAAACAACTTGTTGCGTTTCGTGTTTAACTCAAGTTTTGGTCTATTTGGGATTTTTGACTTAATGGGCAAGTCTGGAGTTCAACGTGATATCGAAGAGTTCGGCGACGTATTAGGATTTTATGGGGTGCCTGAAGGCCCCTACATTATGTTACCGGTGCTTGGCCCGAGTACCGTTCGTAAGGAAGTTGGGGATTGGGTAGATGCTTTTGCTTCTCCACTAAACAATCTGAGTTTTGCTGAACAGGTAGTAAAATGGGGCTTAGATGGCCTCTATAAGCGCTCTTCGGTTATTGAACAAGAACCCTTATTGGATAACTCCTTAGACAGCTACACTTTCATCAAAGAGGCCTACATGCAATACCGTTTATACCGCTTCTATAACGGTAAGCCTCCTACTCAATCGCAAGACGATATAGACTCGGCCTTGGAAGATTATTTGGACGAAATTGAAGCATATTAG
- the cysC gene encoding adenylyl-sulfate kinase, whose translation MDKKSENVVWHNHSVTHEARVAKKGHKPCVLWFTGLSGSGKSTIANAVDYLLYQQGVHSYVLDGDNVRHGLNGDLGFSDCDRVENIRRIGEVAKLFVDAGLVVSTAFISPFKDDRSLVRNQLEPGQFFEVYIDTPLDVCEQRDPKGLYKKARNGEIKNFTGISSAYEAPENADIHLQTAGKSVEQCAEYIVQALVDAGIVKASI comes from the coding sequence ATGGACAAGAAAAGTGAAAATGTAGTATGGCACAATCATAGTGTGACTCACGAGGCCCGCGTGGCGAAGAAAGGCCATAAGCCTTGCGTATTGTGGTTTACCGGTTTGAGTGGTTCAGGAAAATCGACGATTGCCAATGCGGTTGACTACTTACTTTATCAGCAAGGTGTACACAGTTACGTACTAGACGGTGATAATGTTCGCCATGGCTTGAATGGTGACCTGGGTTTTTCTGATTGCGACAGAGTAGAGAATATTCGCCGTATTGGTGAAGTGGCCAAGTTATTTGTTGATGCGGGTTTAGTGGTGTCTACTGCATTTATTTCCCCCTTTAAAGATGACCGTAGTTTGGTGCGTAATCAGCTTGAGCCGGGACAATTTTTTGAGGTGTACATCGATACGCCGCTGGACGTTTGTGAACAGCGCGACCCTAAAGGTCTTTATAAAAAGGCGCGTAACGGCGAGATCAAAAACTTTACTGGCATAAGCTCTGCCTATGAAGCGCCTGAAAACGCAGACATTCATTTACAAACAGCGGGTAAAAGCGTGGAACAGTGCGCAGAGTATATTGTTCAGGCCTTGGTTGATGCGGGCATTGTTAAGGCTTCGATTTAA
- a CDS encoding response regulator, whose amino-acid sequence MQQRDDHLLHGVSILVVEDEVVFRQQLLAFLIQQGAMVGAVGDGEAALEAIGQQHYDIILMDLIMPKMGGVELLENLAHFSGTVVVISGKSTMADLRQVMALGASDFLVKPITDFKEITNTILTNLSMAEEHNLQMEFSEFSEHKAHFKANDVQASLVLQEIMPEPTQELMGYFCHYRLKGKACFPSLSKSTLTMWHF is encoded by the coding sequence ATGCAGCAGCGGGACGACCATTTATTACATGGAGTTTCCATTTTAGTAGTAGAAGACGAAGTGGTTTTTCGTCAGCAATTGCTTGCATTTTTAATTCAACAAGGCGCTATGGTTGGGGCCGTGGGTGATGGCGAAGCTGCCTTAGAGGCAATTGGCCAGCAACATTACGACATTATCTTAATGGATTTAATCATGCCTAAAATGGGAGGCGTGGAATTATTAGAAAATCTCGCTCATTTTAGCGGCACTGTGGTGGTTATTTCCGGTAAAAGTACCATGGCGGATTTACGTCAAGTGATGGCCCTAGGCGCGAGCGACTTTTTGGTCAAACCGATTACCGATTTTAAAGAAATCACCAATACGATTCTAACCAACCTCTCTATGGCGGAAGAGCATAACTTGCAAATGGAGTTTAGCGAGTTTTCTGAGCATAAGGCGCATTTTAAAGCTAACGATGTGCAAGCTAGCCTAGTTTTACAAGAAATCATGCCCGAGCCTACCCAAGAATTAATGGGCTATTTCTGTCATTACCGCCTTAAGGGCAAAGCTTGTTTCCCATCCTTAAGCAAATCGACGCTAACCATGTGGCATTTTTAG
- a CDS encoding SLBB domain-containing protein, producing MCFSFGATAKVEGEVVRPAIYEIKGNETISNLIFYAGGTSDKAYLGSVNLERYTKEGFISLTTLDLSDSKSSAQPINNGDSIVINPILKSDLRFVSVKGNVARPGKYQWREGLRVSDIFPSVKGRLNKSSDLDYSIIVRTFNDRNDISVVQFDLGNAILKPHSIDNVELQPQDEILVFTRYNLEAFTKDFAIKETQDELLTILDAGQRAKLERVELSDSEQVKEKDPEIDFEKASLMTGLTQEEIELALASTRKKLLTPLLMLLQEQSAIGKRVQTAEVLGEVRFPGIYPITDRETVKDLIIAAGD from the coding sequence ATTTGTTTCTCCTTTGGGGCAACAGCTAAAGTTGAAGGGGAAGTTGTTCGGCCTGCTATTTATGAAATTAAAGGCAACGAGACAATCAGCAACCTGATATTTTATGCTGGAGGTACTTCAGATAAAGCTTATTTAGGATCAGTTAATTTAGAGCGATATACTAAGGAAGGCTTTATTTCGTTGACGACACTTGATCTTTCAGATAGTAAAAGCTCCGCTCAGCCGATTAATAATGGCGACTCAATTGTAATCAACCCTATTTTAAAGAGTGATTTACGGTTTGTTAGCGTAAAGGGAAATGTTGCTCGTCCCGGGAAGTATCAGTGGCGAGAAGGTTTAAGAGTTTCCGATATTTTCCCATCTGTAAAAGGAAGGTTAAATAAGTCATCTGATTTAGATTATTCGATTATTGTTAGAACTTTCAATGATAGAAATGATATTTCCGTAGTGCAGTTTGACTTAGGTAACGCAATTTTAAAACCACACTCTATCGATAATGTCGAACTTCAGCCACAAGATGAAATTTTAGTATTCACCCGATATAATTTAGAAGCATTTACAAAAGATTTCGCTATTAAAGAAACACAAGATGAACTGCTTACAATATTAGATGCTGGTCAGCGTGCAAAGTTAGAACGGGTTGAGTTAAGTGATAGCGAACAGGTTAAAGAAAAAGACCCAGAAATTGATTTTGAAAAAGCGAGTCTTATGACTGGCTTAACACAAGAAGAGATCGAATTAGCGCTTGCTTCTACTAGAAAAAAACTACTTACACCTTTACTGATGCTCCTTCAAGAACAATCAGCAATAGGGAAACGAGTTCAGACTGCTGAAGTTTTAGGCGAGGTTAGATTTCCTGGCATATACCCCATAACCGACAGAGAAACAGTGAAGGATTTAATTATCGCTGCGGGGGATTAA
- the cysD gene encoding sulfate adenylyltransferase subunit CysD translates to MENYNLTHLKALEAESIHIIREVAAEFENPVMLYSVGKDSAVMLHLARKAFYPGKIPFPLLHVDTDWKFKEMIQFRDRMAEKYGFELLVHKNPEGLEMGIGPFTHGSAVHTDVMKTQALKQALNKYQFDAAFGGARRDEEKSRAKERVYSFRDKNHRWDPKSQRPELWNTYNSKVNKGESIRVFPLSNWTELDIWQYIYLENIDIVPLYLSKVRPVVERDGTLIMVDDERMPVEEGEIQHKMVRFRTLGCYPLTGAVESEATTLPEVIQEMLLTKTSERQGRVIDHDSAGSMEKKKMEGYF, encoded by the coding sequence ATGGAAAATTATAATTTAACTCATCTTAAAGCATTAGAAGCCGAGAGTATTCATATCATTCGCGAAGTAGCGGCGGAATTTGAGAACCCGGTTATGCTCTATTCTGTGGGTAAAGACTCTGCGGTAATGCTTCATTTAGCGCGCAAGGCTTTTTATCCTGGAAAGATCCCGTTTCCCTTATTGCATGTAGATACAGACTGGAAATTTAAGGAAATGATCCAGTTTCGTGATCGTATGGCGGAGAAATACGGCTTCGAGCTGTTAGTTCATAAGAACCCCGAAGGTTTGGAAATGGGCATTGGCCCTTTCACCCACGGTAGTGCTGTACACACCGATGTAATGAAAACCCAAGCCTTGAAACAAGCTTTAAATAAATACCAGTTTGATGCAGCCTTTGGCGGTGCGCGCCGCGACGAAGAGAAGTCTCGTGCTAAAGAGCGCGTGTACTCGTTTCGTGATAAGAACCACCGTTGGGATCCAAAATCTCAGCGCCCAGAGTTGTGGAATACTTATAACTCCAAAGTAAACAAGGGTGAGAGTATTCGAGTATTCCCTCTATCAAACTGGACTGAACTGGATATTTGGCAATATATCTACCTCGAAAATATCGACATTGTTCCGCTGTACTTATCTAAAGTTCGCCCTGTGGTAGAACGTGACGGCACCTTAATCATGGTGGATGACGAGCGTATGCCAGTAGAAGAGGGCGAGATCCAGCATAAGATGGTGCGTTTCCGCACGCTGGGCTGTTATCCACTCACTGGCGCGGTGGAGTCTGAAGCCACTACCTTGCCTGAGGTGATTCAAGAAATGTTGTTAACTAAAACCTCGGAGCGCCAAGGTCGGGTGATCGATCATGATAGTGCTGGCTCGATGGAGAAGAAGAAGATGGAAGGTTACTTCTAG
- the cysN gene encoding sulfate adenylyltransferase subunit CysN, with protein sequence MSHQSTLIASDIEEYLHQHEQKQLLRLLTCGSVDDGKSTLIGRLLHDSKMIFEDQLASIKNDSKRFNTTDGEFDLALLVDGLQSEREQGITIDVAYRYFSTDKRKFIIADTPGHEQYTRNMATGASNCDLAIVMIDARYGVQVQTRRHSFIVSTLGIKQVIVAVNKMDLVEFSEQRFEEIKADYQKFAQKLNIDSIKFVPISALNGDNVVERSQQSGWYHGETLMGMLESAPISAGQNFDDFRFPVQYVNRPNLDFRGFCGTISSGVVRKGDEVTSLPSGKTSKVKSIVTFDGELEEAYAPMAVTLTLEDEIDASRGNMLVHSNNQPWVANSAEAIIVWMAEEPMIAHKQYDFKLAAKTTSGSIAKIEHQIDVNTLEEQEAVRLGLNEIGLCQVQFSQQVAFDTYERAKGTGSFIIIDRISNVTVGAGVIKAKGNIDETTQHEFSAFELELNALVRKHFPHWEAKDLNELLK encoded by the coding sequence ATGTCTCATCAATCTACATTGATTGCTTCAGATATCGAAGAATACTTACATCAGCACGAACAGAAACAGCTACTACGTTTACTCACCTGTGGCAGTGTTGATGATGGGAAAAGCACCCTTATTGGTCGCTTATTGCATGATTCAAAAATGATTTTTGAAGATCAATTGGCCAGCATTAAAAATGATTCCAAACGCTTTAATACCACCGATGGCGAGTTTGACCTAGCGCTGTTGGTTGACGGTTTACAATCAGAGCGCGAGCAAGGTATTACTATTGACGTAGCCTACCGCTATTTTTCTACCGATAAGCGTAAATTTATTATCGCCGATACTCCTGGGCATGAGCAATATACTCGCAATATGGCGACCGGTGCATCGAACTGTGATTTAGCCATTGTGATGATTGATGCCCGTTATGGTGTACAGGTGCAAACGCGTCGTCATAGCTTCATTGTGTCAACGCTTGGTATTAAGCAAGTGATTGTTGCTGTTAATAAAATGGATTTAGTGGAGTTTTCTGAGCAACGCTTTGAGGAAATTAAAGCCGATTATCAAAAGTTTGCGCAGAAACTTAACATTGATAGTATCAAGTTTGTGCCTATTTCGGCTCTCAACGGCGATAACGTGGTAGAACGTAGCCAGCAAAGTGGCTGGTATCACGGCGAAACCTTAATGGGCATGTTGGAAAGTGCGCCGATTAGCGCAGGGCAGAACTTCGATGATTTTCGTTTTCCTGTGCAATATGTAAATCGTCCTAATTTAGATTTCCGTGGCTTTTGCGGAACCATTAGCTCGGGTGTGGTGCGCAAAGGCGACGAAGTCACTTCACTACCATCGGGAAAAACCTCCAAAGTGAAAAGCATTGTCACTTTCGATGGTGAGTTGGAAGAAGCCTATGCGCCAATGGCGGTTACCTTAACCCTAGAAGATGAAATTGATGCTAGCCGTGGCAATATGCTGGTTCATAGCAATAACCAACCTTGGGTGGCGAACAGTGCTGAAGCGATCATTGTTTGGATGGCAGAAGAGCCGATGATTGCCCACAAGCAATACGATTTCAAATTGGCGGCTAAAACCACTTCTGGCTCTATTGCCAAAATTGAACATCAGATCGATGTGAATACTCTTGAAGAACAAGAAGCGGTGCGTCTAGGCCTGAACGAAATTGGTCTGTGCCAAGTGCAGTTCAGTCAGCAGGTGGCCTTTGATACGTATGAAAGAGCTAAGGGTACGGGTTCGTTCATCATTATTGACCGAATTTCCAACGTAACAGTAGGCGCTGGTGTTATTAAGGCTAAAGGCAATATTGACGAAACAACTCAGCATGAGTTTTCGGCATTTGAACTCGAGCTGAATGCTTTGGTGCGCAAGCACTTCCCACATTGGGAAGCTAAAGACCTAAACGAACTACTGAAGTAA
- a CDS encoding SLBB domain-containing protein, which produces MSNYNAETEMLRIDLAKAMDNSSSQNIQIAPMDRLNILAIPNIRKQRTVSLQGEVKFPGTYVLERGETLGDLLKRAGGLSTYAHIDGAVFTREALRLREQEQIDSYAESIRQEVAKKSLRKSGSNFGSSASEQLELIEQMSGSVALGRMVIDLPAILDGDISKDFILEDQDLLFVPQFRNSITIMGEVQLATSYLLDKGLSYKDYINQAGGIKKQADEDRIFIVRANGSVYKPESGFWFGNKKNPLEPGDTIIVPVDSDYRDALSTWGAVTQIMYQIGVAANAFK; this is translated from the coding sequence GTGTCTAACTATAACGCTGAAACAGAGATGTTGCGCATTGATTTAGCTAAGGCGATGGATAACTCTTCGTCGCAGAATATCCAGATAGCGCCTATGGATAGGTTGAATATACTGGCAATACCTAATATTCGTAAGCAGCGCACTGTGAGCTTACAAGGTGAAGTGAAATTTCCCGGTACCTATGTATTAGAGCGAGGCGAAACTCTTGGTGATTTGTTAAAAAGAGCTGGAGGCTTAAGTACTTATGCCCACATTGATGGAGCTGTCTTCACTCGAGAGGCGCTCAGACTCAGAGAACAAGAGCAGATAGACTCTTATGCAGAAAGTATTCGGCAGGAAGTGGCCAAAAAAAGTTTACGTAAAAGTGGGAGTAATTTTGGCTCCTCTGCTAGTGAGCAACTTGAGTTAATTGAGCAAATGAGTGGTAGCGTTGCTTTGGGTAGAATGGTTATTGATCTTCCTGCAATTTTAGATGGTGACATCAGTAAAGATTTCATTTTGGAGGATCAAGATCTTCTTTTTGTTCCTCAATTCCGAAACTCGATAACGATAATGGGAGAAGTTCAGTTAGCGACTTCTTACTTGTTAGATAAAGGGCTAAGTTATAAAGATTATATCAATCAGGCGGGTGGTATTAAGAAGCAAGCCGATGAGGATCGAATTTTTATTGTTAGAGCAAATGGTTCGGTATATAAACCTGAGTCAGGTTTTTGGTTTGGGAACAAAAAAAATCCATTAGAACCAGGGGATACGATCATCGTTCCTGTAGACAGTGATTATCGCGATGCTCTTTCTACTTGGGGAGCTGTGACTCAAATTATGTATCAAATTGGTGTTGCTGCCAATGCGTTTAAGTAA
- a CDS encoding DHH family phosphoesterase: MRYIDIFNGDADGILSLLQLRLAQPRESLLVTGVKRDNQLMNNLEYQAEDCITVLDISMLKNISGLQRALECGASVEYFDHHQAGDIPQHANLQATIDTAPDVCTALLVDQHLEGRYHHWAIAAAYGDNLVKTADALANEARLSIGRRNALKELGILINYNGYGTNVSDLHFEPTILFKKLLCYKSPFEVIEDLNSPYHELKIAYKNDLTLARGITPYYESSSVKVVVLPNLPWARRISGVFGNQLANEAPSQAQLVLTISTDTEASVSLRAPVLSPVGAVDICSTYKTGGGEQERQE; the protein is encoded by the coding sequence ATGCGCTATATCGATATTTTTAATGGTGATGCCGACGGCATTTTATCCTTACTGCAATTACGTTTAGCCCAGCCACGCGAAAGCCTGCTAGTCACTGGAGTGAAGCGCGATAATCAATTAATGAACAACTTGGAGTATCAAGCTGAAGACTGTATTACCGTGCTAGATATCTCCATGCTAAAAAATATCTCCGGCTTGCAGCGAGCCTTAGAGTGCGGCGCAAGTGTTGAATATTTCGACCATCATCAAGCCGGTGATATCCCACAACATGCGAATTTACAGGCAACCATCGATACTGCGCCCGACGTGTGTACTGCTTTATTAGTAGACCAGCATCTAGAGGGGCGCTATCACCATTGGGCGATAGCCGCTGCTTATGGGGATAATCTTGTTAAAACAGCTGATGCCTTAGCTAATGAAGCAAGACTGTCGATAGGGCGTAGAAATGCATTGAAAGAACTAGGCATATTGATTAACTACAATGGATATGGAACGAATGTATCAGATTTACATTTTGAGCCTACTATTCTTTTTAAAAAGTTGCTTTGTTACAAATCTCCGTTTGAGGTTATTGAAGACCTAAATTCCCCATACCATGAACTTAAAATAGCTTACAAAAACGATTTGACCTTAGCTCGTGGAATAACACCTTATTATGAGTCGTCTTCGGTCAAAGTTGTAGTTTTGCCCAATTTGCCTTGGGCTAGGCGTATAAGTGGTGTTTTTGGTAATCAGCTAGCTAATGAAGCACCTTCTCAAGCACAATTAGTGTTAACTATAAGTACAGATACTGAAGCTTCAGTTAGCCTCCGTGCGCCAGTTCTATCTCCTGTAGGTGCTGTCGATATTTGCTCAACTTATAAAACAGGAGGGGGCGAGCAGGAGCGGCAGGAATAA